In Phycisphaerae bacterium, one genomic interval encodes:
- a CDS encoding response regulator, with product MMRMIPVRALVIDDEEAVCRRVGAWLREAACDVVTFTDPRDGLAHAGRAPCHVALVDLRLAGVDGLEVLASLRQVAPDTRLIAIAAFPEVGQVIAAMRAGARDLLEKPVQQATLLEAVERQLLEIGVGIRSEQAFNQRLGARLRAVRTAAERTLADIANECGLTVAQLSQIELGKSATSTWTLARIASALKTPLERLLNTL from the coding sequence ATGATGCGGATGATCCCGGTCCGGGCCCTGGTAATCGACGATGAGGAGGCGGTCTGCCGCCGCGTCGGCGCGTGGCTGCGTGAGGCCGCTTGCGACGTCGTCACCTTCACGGATCCCCGGGATGGGCTCGCGCACGCCGGCCGCGCCCCGTGCCACGTCGCCCTCGTAGATCTCCGCCTGGCAGGCGTCGACGGGCTGGAGGTGTTGGCGTCGCTGCGCCAGGTTGCACCCGACACGCGTTTGATCGCGATCGCTGCGTTCCCGGAGGTCGGCCAGGTCATCGCCGCGATGCGCGCCGGGGCCCGCGACCTGCTCGAAAAACCCGTCCAACAGGCCACGCTGCTCGAAGCGGTCGAACGCCAGCTGCTCGAGATCGGCGTCGGCATCCGCTCCGAGCAGGCTTTCAATCAGCGACTGGGCGCGCGCCTGCGGGCCGTGCGCACCGCCGCCGAACGCACCCTCGCGGACATCGCGAACGAATGCGGTCTGACTGTGGCTCAACTCTCGCAGATTGAGCTGGGCAAGAGCGCCACCTCCACGTGGACGCTGGCGCGCATCGCCAGCGCGCTGAAAACACCGCTGGAGCGCCTGCTCAACACGCTCTAG